From the Triticum dicoccoides isolate Atlit2015 ecotype Zavitan unplaced genomic scaffold, WEW_v2.0 scaffold102848, whole genome shotgun sequence genome, the window TGTTTGGAGTGATCCCGCGGACCTCCAGGTACTTGTGGAGTCCCTCCTGAAGGTTCTTATCCAGATCACTGCACACAACATGGTATGAGCAATTAATAACCAGAGATAAATCAATGCCGAAGGTAGCGAAGTCCAAAGGATCTGCCTACCTGAAATCAGGACCCTCATCATATGCATTATTATCTCCTTCCTCAGCTCCTGATGGTCGCTGCCTCACAGACACGGTATCGATGGTGATCTCGTCATGATAGGCGTCACAGGCAAATTTCATGCTTGAGCCATCAGGCTTCGACACAGTGACCATGAGAGGGAGGCTGTGTTCTATTTTTTTGCAAATAGGGAGGTTGTATTCTTCTGTACGGTTCTTAGCTTCATCTTCCGAAGATGATGATGACTCATCTGAAGACGAGGACTCGTCCGAAGATGATGAGGTCTCGTTGTCTGAAGAGGATGAGGTTTCGTCTGAATACCATGAAGAGTCTTCTGAAGATGATGAGGTCTCGTTGTCTGAAGATGATGAGGTTTCGTCTGAAGATGATGATGACGAGTTTGAGGATTCCTGCAGATCGTCGTCCTCCTCATCACTGGCAAGTCTGGGAATAGAAACCAACACCTCAATCTTCTCACCCTTTAAACATCTTGTAAGAGTAACGTCAGTCCTGGTAAGCTCCTCGATTTTGCTGATTTCGAAAGGAAACTCACTCGGAATCTCCTCAGCCTGTTTTAAGATGAAAAAGAAAACATGGTACCAACAATGACAATTGCTCCGAAAACTAACATGAAAGTTGTTGGCAGCAGATTTAGATGTAATATAAAAATCAGAACAAAGAGATAGCTTGTGCAAAATGTAGACAACATTAACTACAGCTACATTACCTTACAATGGTGAAGGCACAAAACCGAACATCTCCAAACAAAAACAACTGCGTCTCACAAAGACTTTCCCATCTTtccctagtactccctctgtcccaaaattcttgtcttaaatttgtctagatacgttcttgtcttagatttgtacggatgtatctagacaaatctaagacaagaattttgggacagagggagtacatcatcAAAGAAACGTTTTTGTTTGTATAGGATTGCAGAGCACAAACGCAGGACGTGCAAACACAATCACACACCCCAGCCAAATTAGGGCAACAactaattaaaggcaggacagcagGAGAATCAAAAGCCAAAAGTAGGTCAATCTCTACCGAGTTCAGGAGCAGCAACACAGAAATCTATGGATACTAAAGCAGTGATAGCAGAACTAGCTAGCTAGTCGTAGATTGGCGAACTGGAAG encodes:
- the LOC119342717 gene encoding uncharacterized protein At2g39795, mitochondrial-like; translation: LRPKAAAAPFSSISRRSYSSSTSSIRSLRAEAASCRAEAASYRAEAVSFRAKADSLRAATHDGELLRIINSAMHSYNGNLAEEIPSEFPFEISKIEELTRTDVTLTRCLKGEKIEVLVSIPRLASDEEDDDLQESSNSSSSSSDETSSSSDNETSSSSEDSSWYSDETSSSSDNETSSSSDESSSSDESSSSSEDEAKNRTEEYNLPICKKIEHSLPLMVTVSKPDGSSMKFACDAYHDEITIDTVSVRQRPSGAEEGDNNAYDEGPDFSDLDKNLQEGLHKYLEVRGITPNNMKLLHKYIISKEWQHYQVWLAKLRHFVRKN